The stretch of DNA CCACAACTGAACGCCGTGGAAGAGCCCGCCGGAGGCAACCAAGTGTTCCGGTGGAGTCTCGATGTGCAGGATCCCGGCACCGGCAGTCATCCACTGGGTATCACCGTTGGTGATGAGTCCACCACCGCCGTTGGAGTCGGAGTGCTCCATCTGTCCGTCGATCATGTACGTGACTGTCTCGAAGCCGCGGTGGGGATGCCAAGGGGTACCTTTCGGTTCGCCGGGGGCATACTCCACCTCGCCCATCTGGTCCATGTGGATGAACGGATCAAGATGCTTCAGATCAACCCCCGCGAATGCGCGCCGGACAGGGAATCCCTCGCCCTCGTAGCCCTTGGGTGCTGTCGAGACAGACAGGACGGGACGGCTGCCCGTGATCAGGTCAGGAGTCGGAACCCGTGGCAGGTTCAGGATGTTCTCGACGGTGATCGCTGGCATCGGGTGCTCCTCGCGCAGAATGCTCGTTAGTAGTTGACTATTGAACTACTTATCTGAACCGGTTGGAAGAGCGAAGTATTCCCGCTCACGGATGAGTAAGCCCGGCTTGGCAAGCAACGTGCCGTGGCCGCGGTGATTAACGTGTCGACAGGGGCTTGAAGCGACGAAGTCGCAAGCTGTTCGACACGACGAATACCGAACTGAACGCCATCGCGGCTCCGGCAATCATTGGATTCAACAGTCCGAACGCCGCCAAGGGGATAGCAGCCACGTTGTAAGCGAAGGCCCAGAACAGATTCCCCTTGATCGTGCGCAGCGTCGCTCGCGACAGTCGGATCGCATCGGCAGCGGATCGAAGGTCACCGCGAACCAAGGTGATGTCCGCAGCCTCGATCGCGGCGTCGGTGCCGGTACCCATGGCTAGACCAAGATCAGCCTGGGCCAGGGCTGGTGCGTCGTTGACACCATCGCCAACCATGGCCACGACGCGTCCCCGAGCCTGCAGATCCTTGATGACGTTGACTTTGCCGGCTGGCAGGATCCCGGCCACGACCTCGTCGATTCCCACCGATTCAGCGACGCTACTGGCGGCGGCGTGATTGTCGCCGGTCAGCAGCACGGGGGACAGGCCAAGTTCTCGCAGCTGCTCAATCGCCTCGACCGAGGTGTCCTTGATCGTGTCAGCTACAACGAGCGCACCCCGCAGGTGGCCGTCCCAGCCCACGAACACCACGGTGTTGCCATCCGCTTCGGCGGCGTGGGCAGCCTGGGAAGTTGTCGCATCCGCGCCGAGCGACCATTGATCGGCGAGCCACGATTGCCGTCCGGCAACCACAGCATGGCCGTCGATGACTCCTTGGACACCCAAGCCCTCAGTGTTGGTGAAGTCGTCAACCCTCCGGAGTTCAGCATCCAGCCGATCCCGGGCACCCTCGGCGATTGCCTGTGCGATCGGGTGCTCCGAGGCGGCCTCCAGTCCGCCCGCGAATGCGAGCAGGTCTGGAACCGAAGTTTCGGGCGCCGAAATGACGTCAACCAGGGCCATGTGTCCCTTGGTCACGGTGCCGGTCTTATCCAGCACGATCGTGTCAACCTTCCTGGTTGATTCCAGAACCTGCGGGCCTTTGATGAGAATTCCGAGTTGCGCGCCGCGGCCCGTTCCGACCAGCAGGGCCGTTGGCGTCGCGAGCCCCAGTGCGCAGGGGCACGCGATGATCAATACGGCAACTGCTGCAGTCATGGCGGTTTGGAAAGGGTGGCCCGTGAGCAGCCAGCCGAAGAGTACGACGATCGCGAGTCCGATCACGATTGGCACAAAGATGCCCGACACACGATCGGCCAGGCGCTGAACGTCGGCCTTCCCGTTCTGAGCGTCTTCGACCATCTTTGCCATCTGGGCAAGCTGCGTGTCCGATCCCACCCGCCTGGCCTGCAGAATCAGTCGACCTGACGTGTTGACGGTCGCGCCGACGACGGACTCGCCGGGACCGACATCGACCGGTACGGGTTCTCCGGTGAGCATCGAGGAATCGATCGCGGATCTGCCGTCAAGCACGACCGCGTCGGTGGCGATCTTCTCGCCAGGTCGAACTGCGAATCGGTCTCCCACGTGGAGTTCAGAGATCGGAACCCGCACCTCGTAGTCACCGTCGGCCGTTGTGTGCACCACTGAGACATCCTTGGCGCCCATGGACAGGAGTGCAGCCAAAGCGGCACCGGAACGCTTCTTGGCCCGCGCCTCGAAGTACCGACCGGCCAAGATGAATACCGTCACCGCGGAGGCGACCTCAAGGTAGATCTCGTTGCCCGAACCCGATT from Candidatus Nanopelagicales bacterium encodes:
- a CDS encoding copper-translocating P-type ATPase yields the protein EKKLNRMDGVTATVNYATEKAKVEFDDGVAPDALIKTVEATGYTASVARSPDAEIAPDDADGESAKGDEVASLRQRLLISLVLATPVVLMAMVPPLQFDNWQWLSLTLASPVVVWGAWPFHQATWANLKHGVATMDTLISVGVGAAYLWSLWALFFGGAGMNGMKMEFSFLPAQSGSGNEIYLEVASAVTVFILAGRYFEARAKKRSGAALAALLSMGAKDVSVVHTTADGDYEVRVPISELHVGDRFAVRPGEKIATDAVVLDGRSAIDSSMLTGEPVPVDVGPGESVVGATVNTSGRLILQARRVGSDTQLAQMAKMVEDAQNGKADVQRLADRVSGIFVPIVIGLAIVVLFGWLLTGHPFQTAMTAAVAVLIIACPCALGLATPTALLVGTGRGAQLGILIKGPQVLESTRKVDTIVLDKTGTVTKGHMALVDVISAPETSVPDLLAFAGGLEAASEHPIAQAIAEGARDRLDAELRRVDDFTNTEGLGVQGVIDGHAVVAGRQSWLADQWSLGADATTSQAAHAAEADGNTVVFVGWDGHLRGALVVADTIKDTSVEAIEQLRELGLSPVLLTGDNHAAASSVAESVGIDEVVAGILPAGKVNVIKDLQARGRVVAMVGDGVNDAPALAQADLGLAMGTGTDAAIEAADITLVRGDLRSAADAIRLSRATLRTIKGNLFWAFAYNVAAIPLAAFGLLNPMIAGAAMAFSSVFVVSNSLRLRRFKPLSTR